Part of the Homalodisca vitripennis isolate AUS2020 unplaced genomic scaffold, UT_GWSS_2.1 ScUCBcl_6742;HRSCAF=14093, whole genome shotgun sequence genome, CGCCAATTTAGTACAAAGACTTTCTATATGGCTTTCCCAGCTTAGTCTACTGTCTAAAAAGATTTCTAAGCATTTCTTTTGAAGCACCATTATTTCTTGAACTCTAGCACAATTTTCCCCACAGTATTAATCCATATCTCGAAATTGACTGAAAGTAGCCAAAATATGTAGTCcgaacataattttcacttatacagcaagatagacgtctcaataaaaacataattctagataatttagtAGACAGAACATGAATGTGAGAGCcccatgaaatattattattaatatgaattccTACAATTTTGGTTACACTACTTGATTcaagattaaaactattttcaggaattgattttaaagtaaacaaaatgttttgagttttagtttcattaattaaaaaaccgttttctttaaaccatattGATGCTTTGTTTATTGTGGTgttattactactattgaaaaAGTTGTGTCATCAGTGTAGAGAAACGTATTAGCATCAACAGCAAATGTTATGTCGTtgatatatatgataaaattgtAAGGGTCCAAGTactgatccctgagggacactaTACTCTATTGTGATTTCCTGTGTCCTATTTcctttgatatataatttttgtgttctattgatgaggtatgatttttataaaatcaagggcACATCCATGAATTCCATAATGCTTCAATTTGGCTAAAAGAGTACTGTGTTCTACACAATCGCCTTGCCCAGATCACAGTGCCCAGAGCAAAggacttatttttaaaagttgacaGTATATTTCGTATTAACTTGTCAATGGCATCCAATAGTGGATTTACctcttctgaaaccaaattgtgatggacttaatttttttttctaaatagtcACTTATTTGGTCATTGACTAGTAGTTCTAGTAATTTAGACAAGACTGGGAATGACCGAGATTGGGCGGTAGCTACTTGGATCATTATAGGGACCTTTTTTAAAGACTGTACAAATTCGGGACACTTTCAGTTGCTCTGGAAAAATACTCTGACTCATACACATATTGGAGCAAAGTGTCAGTGGGtcaacaaaagtaataaatcaatCTCTTTAACAGATTATTAGATATATTGTAGATGTCATTACTATCTGAATTGTTTGGTCTTTTAGCTGCATCAATTGTCAGATGGCTTGATTGATTTGTacgataaaaataatgaattaatacaattagcttttaataaatttaactactaTTAGTAACTGTATAAGtgttcactttaatttttttttattgagtcaataaaaaaattactaaagtcTTCTGAAGTAATATAAGTTTGAAGCCTGTAAGTAATGGGGTGTTAACCATGGATACTGAAATTATatgtacagtggagtcccgctaatccgaacacgtgtaatccgaacgtcagttaatccgaacaggtccaggaggaattatttataacgataatgaacagtttataggaactaattacataaaaaatgaaaaatgggtgcatcatttcgtacataaacaaagaaaactttaattaaatagacatacagtattttattaagacaaattgtgtacggtacagtatataaataatgaaattaaatacagtaccaaattgaaacttataggttaagtatgagttaaattactgtattaagaagtgaaatcaaacaaaaattggacgtacagtactgatattattatcgagtacaatattaattgttaaaagacataaattcagttattgtcttctgtcgtattgaagagagtctattggatgacgcgtagtttcgtacaactattgaacgcgtggacccgtacaatatccagtacgctcacattgcttaacaatagaactctcacactaaatacggtaaatgtgcttagtattcacaaacacgtttatttgtcaagaaatacaatgcaacagtcagaaaacatgttttaataaacaatattgataattctataacaaaatagacccatctcaagttttaaaaccgtatttttctgtaattctggctaatccgaacaatcacataatccgaatagggctcggtcccaattaggtcggattaaacGGGACTTTACTGTACCTGATATGTCTATTCCTGTTTGAAAAATTTTGCAAGGCTCCAtgatattacatcataaatacttCTACTATCAAGACTATGCCTGTAGATTTTGATATGGCGTGTTAAACCAAGGGTTAAGAAAGaggaaaaattgtataattttccgAGAACTGTTTAGAATTTGggcaaataattataatttgtatgttttacaatacaaccctataataacattataaaacttttgacaCCTTTAAACCTTCTTTGATGTTTCAGCTGATGTTCATCAAAGAGGCTAAAAGATTTTTtatcctttaaattttataaaatatttacttaatttttaaattagggaagtgggaaaatataaataaaactaaatctggccttaacagttttatttcttagGTTGTGAGCAAGGCCTATATTcataatgtgttaaaattatgtatatgatCTGTTTGTTTACCGTGTGGACTAATCTTTACAGTCTGAATGTTTAATGGTACAGAAGAGATAAAGAGGCTGAAGGCTGAGCTGGAGCGAGTGAGTGGGGAGGCAGACAAACGTACAGGGCAAGAGACTTCAACCATGCGTAGGCAGTACGACTTGGAGTTGACCGCTTTGAGAGACCAGCTACGAGTCTCTCAACAGGTAGAGCTTAGGGtagttagaaattataaaaaatattggttaagGAATGGGCTGTGAAGATGTCAAACTGTGGAATACAGAATATGTACATTTTCTGAAGCCTTACTTATTGGCTTGTTATAACACTACCATTACCCaattacaaattcattttttCTACTAGCAGTTGAAAACAAAACTCTGTTCTATGCTGCTTAAGacacataaataaaagtaataaaatttaatatttcatgacAACCATATTGCAAACCAGTAGATAAAGtagtacgagggtcgtccataaagtaaccgccgtttgggcgttggcgcgataagtagtgggggtagcgccgccattctcacatcggtgtgcgcagccgttcagtacgcttctagctgtgcaagggagagcatcgtgcgatcgcgcgtttTCTTGTTACAAACCTAAAAACATGAGCGCTATgctagaaaatcccgccaagtgtgaagtacgtggtgtaataagatttctgtggtcgaaaagttacacatcagctgaaattcatcgttaattgagtgcggtgtatggcccaaacattatgagtgaaggtgtagtccgtcaatgggttcgttttttttttaaatggaagaacgaacgttcacgatgaagaccggagtggtaggccatctctcgtcagtgatgacttggtgaacaaagtggatgagaaaattcgcaagaaccgtcgcttcacaatctcggaacttccgatcattttcctgaaaccttttactgtgaaaccttaaaaatggctacgacgagcgattcaaaacaagcgtcatggtcttctgacatctggtgttgtgtttgtccatgacaacgcccgccttcatacagctcaaagaacaacagaacttttggaaaagttcaaatgggacgtttttgacccacCCCCCCTACAACCCGGACCTGGTTCCCAGTGACTTCTATCTtgtcccgtacatgaagcggtggcttgcatctcagaggtttgagagtgatgaagagcttcaaaacgctgtgacaggttggctacgttctcaggcggcagatttttttaaagacggaatttcaaaaactgttaaaagatatgataagtgcttgaatttgtatggtgaatatgtagaaaagtagagaaaagctgtagtttttaacatttatataataaactttttgtatctcaactggtttattttttatttcaaaacggaggttacttttgtggacgaccctcgtacttTATACAGCTACTAAAGTACAAAATGTACAGAGCTGTATGAGGCTAATCGTgtggtagtttttttttattgtgttttggtATAATGTGATTGGATTACATTACTATAACatagttttatagttatatataagcATTGTAATAATGCTTTgtaaagaaagtttaaataaaataaatacaagggCCATTTTTTTCAACCTCCGATCTCATTCTCTGATGGCGAGACATGTGGCAGGTCCGCAGTGTGAACAGAAGTATATAATGCATCTACCCCACTTCAACATTTCACTGCCGAGTTCAAGTAGTTAGTTTGCTCAGAGTTGCAGTCACATAAACATGGCCACCCCTAATGATTCTACTGCCAAATGTAAATTGAGGGATGTTATTCATTTCCTGCAAGCAGATGGGATGTGTTAATAGAGAAAACACTATAAGTAATGGTGTTGCACATGAATGGTGTGgaaagtttaaagatggccgaactGACATATGCTTGATGAAGGAGGTCAAGAGCACAACTATCTGTTGTCTTATGGAACAAATTGACAACGTGCTTAGAGACAAGATTTGGTTAAAAAAGATTTGTGCTCCCTGGATACCAAAAATGTTGACTGACACCCACTCAATTAGAGGCAATAGAAACACCCAATACAGGCACAATAGAGGCACCCATGTTTTATGTGAAAGCAGCTCAgcacattgaaaaaaaaacaccctTGTAGttaagtagtaaatatttgatatttgtaGTTTTCAAAGAGgatattaacagtttttcttttgtaaGTTTGGTATTAAATTAGTGTCTAGACTTTTATagacaattttaaacatattaaatcttTATGATGATAAGATTTATAATGACTGTAGGAGCGCGACAGGAAGTATGCAGAGGTTAGCCAACTACAGAGGGAATGTGAGCGACTGCAGGCTCTGGTAGACCAGTGCAGACTGCCAGCAGGTACAGACAGTTACCGGCGTGACCAACGGTTTGAGCAGGCTTACCAGGAGTTACAGCGGATGGATACAGACTGCCAGCAGCTGCAGAAGGAGAATCATTCATTGCGTGACAGCCTCATCAGACTGGAGGAGAGGTAGTGTCTCTGTACTTTGTGAGGGGATAGGGTCAGTAATTATTGactctttttaattagaaactttGATGTTTTAACTGCTTTGTAGTAATTTCAGTAACtcgtttaaaaaagtttttgttagaatatgttaaaatgtgtgatgaataaaaaataaagtgacGTCAAAAATAATCTCAGAATCAATAAaagagtaatttaataaatacagtaaaatcttGATCAACCATGAGCGAATAGGGGggataatataaacattattatacctccaaaacataacctcaatcaaTGAATTATAGACAGATATCAAtctaacagtaatttattttgcagcaaaaataaattaaacacaattgtaatatcaaataaaactatttataatatgataaaaacatCAATACAATAGTTACAAATGTTGCAAAATAGTGTACAGTAACATAAACTTACAGGTGAAATAGTTCATATAGCTTGGTCAGTCATTTTCCTCTGGCTCTTTGATGCTCAAGCTTATACCTCAGAAATATTTAGCATTTTTCGGAGTAGTAGTGTCTGCATTGCATTGGCCTCTACTTGACTTATAAACCATTCTATACACTTGGATTCGGACAGCACCTTTTTCAGCCTCTGAGTGgctaatagtttgttttttacaatagtttgaacATTTGTCTTCATCAGTTCCTTCTTCTCTTGGTGGCACTTGCGCTGGCAACAGTTTCATCATCACTCAAAATTTGAAATCTCTGTCCTCTCTGTCACACTCTTAACAACGATACTGCTTCTGATGTCAAATTTGTACtgatttgtaaattattgtataaactgACCATCTCGTCAACTGTAACACTCTCAGGTTCCTCATATTCTTCACCGTCAGATTTAGGCCAAAGTTTATTCCAGCCGTTCTTTAGATTTGACACTGACAAATCACTCCATGCTTGGTTTAATATTTATGAgtgataggcctatcaaat contains:
- the LOC124373941 gene encoding dynactin subunit 1-like, whose product is MFNGTEEIKRLKAELERVSGEADKRTGQETSTMRRQYDLELTALRDQLRVSQQERDRKYAEVSQLQRECERLQALVDQCRLPAGTDSYRRDQRFEQAYQELQRMDTDCQQLQKENHSLRDSLIRLEERCKRNSKEKLKLKRVMAKLEQQNQCVPT